The Osmerus eperlanus chromosome 20, fOsmEpe2.1, whole genome shotgun sequence DNA segment CCAGACTGTCTGACCTCTGAACCCCACAGATATGCTTGTCATCAGGGGACCATAGAGGAATAAAAGGAACACTTCTCAATAAAATATGAATGAAATAACATctgaaaacattttgaaaaataaaGTATAAAATAAAGCTTGAAAATAAAGTGTAACTATTTCGTATATGCTCATGGatacttatatatatatttgtatatacaCTTACATATCTTTCTATTGTTTATATATCTATTCATATATAGTTTGCTGTATAACTTAACTCTCAAGCTTTTTTGCCCAGTCCTCTCCCAGGAACTGATGCATAGGCACAGATCTTGGATAAGTTAGGATCTTGGATGAATCCTAACTTTCACCAATCAGCAGTAAGATGCAAATCTGACTTACGATCAGGGTCAGGTGACAGGAAGGGGCGGGGCTTGGTTGCACTTTCTTGATTATTCCTCTGATTTGTTTCTCCCCACTTggacacttttcttttttttttcctcattttcgttctttgtttttttacagttaGCACCGTATGTCAGTACAAAAGTAACCAAAATAGATGTGATAGCATAAGAATGTGCAAATGTACAACAACGTAAAACACTTAAGAAGCCTACGAAGATAAACGATTAAAAAAGTGAGATACTGTAacgtaaaataataataatacaaatacaatAACAAGACAGATAAAaacattattaaaaaaaaaaattaaagcaTGCACTTGATCCTTGTTTAGTGTGTTGGAGAATGGGATTGTGTTAAGGACATGGTGAGGTACGGGAGAATGGggtagtctggggggggggggttggcacgGTGACCATCTCTAGCCCTGCATCTTGCGTATGATGTCGGCAGAGACGGGCGGGTGGAAGTTGATGGTGTGGTGCCTCAGGCCCTGGGACGTCTTGTAGCTCTTCCCGCAGCGGCACTTGAAGGGCTTCCTCACGCGGATCTGGGTGCGATGGCCGTTCTTGGCGTGGTATTTGATACCGTTCACATTCTGAGTAGAGGAggcaaagagaaaaagaaggagagaaaaagaatgcaACCGTTTACAGTGCGTCTAGACTGAACtgtcgtccacacacacacacggacacggaGGCAGCGGCGTACCTTGTATCTCTTCTTGCAGCCGGGCACGGGGCAGGCGAAgggcttctcctcccccccgttCATGCACATGGAGCTGAGGATGGACTCGGAGCTGATGGCGCTCTCTGTGGTCCACGACTCGTCACTGTCTGACTCCTCGtagtccacctcctcctcgtcgTACTCACTGCctgagggtcacacacacacacacacacggatttgACTTGACGTAGGAAGAAGGGCGTCATTGAGAGGATCAGACGTCGTTTCTTTGACAGACTTCACTACTCAACAGAATGAGCGCTAAGCAATTGAACCAGGTCATGTTTTAGGATTTTTGCAGTGTTCGGCCTggtattgttgtgtgtgtgtgtgtgtcaaggtctGGGGTTGGTTCTATGAAAGGGATCATTAAAAGGGAGTGATCTTCATTGCTCAGCCTGGAAAAAGTGCTTTACTAAGTGCAGAACATTTTCCactcacacacgcgtacacaaacacacatccagatACCCCACTACTCAagcacacaccctgaccccccaccacacaggaAATGCTGCACCCCAGCAGGAGGAAATGGATGGCACCCTGGCACATgttgaaaggatgtgtgtgtctgtgtgtgcgtgtgtctgtgtgtgcgtgtgtctgtgtgtgtgtgtgtgtgtgtgtgtgtgtcagtgtcagacCCAACACTGCGATTGAAAACATTTGGGCTGGAATTGGACATCTGCTTTTGGGCTggggaaacacacactcccatgtgAACGCAGCATGACAGCTGGCGTGTAATTAACACAGCGTTGAACGGCCGCTTGCTGCAGATCCGGGGGCCTAtagcacacacagaacaggagaGTTGCATTCACCTCCCTCTCGAACAGAAGTGGGCTTTTGAACGTGCCCCCGGAACGCGCACCACAAGAACGTGGAACAGTGTCAAACTGGACGCACGGTATTCTACCCGTCACACTCGACATTTCACCTTCTTGACAAAAAGCAACAGCCTGTTGTTAGCGATTAATGCCGACGACGGATCGCACGCCAGCGAaccccggacacacacacacctgttgtcGTACCTGTAGGCGTGCTACtgcggaaggaggaggaaggtgtgATGGGAGGAGTTACGGGCGGGGTCAGGTTGCCGCTGGTGTGGCGAGGGGGCGTGGCCACGCTGTGGCGAGACAAGCCCCCGCTGATGGACAGCGACAGCTTGGGCGTGGCCTTCTTCTTCAGGGTCTCCTGTTCCCGCCGGGCCGCATCCGTCATGAACCTGcgcgagcacgcacacacacacacacacacacagttagaatGCATCTCATCATGACACTAGCTCGTCTTTAAGAGACATTTATAATGACTACTTTCACACTTTAACAAAGATCACAGCATGAACCGGTATCCTTCCTGATTTAAGAGGAGGTAAAATCTTTCCCTTTAAACTCTCGTGATTTAAGAGAGGTTCAATTGGAATTCTGGCTCACCATACAAACctgcccaggcacacacacactgtaacctaAGTGCTAAGTCTTTGACTAAGACTGGTGCCCATGTGGAGCATTCCCTCTTATTCTGTGGTTTGGTGCGGCTGTACTGATGATTCACGGCAGTGTCTCTGGGAAGGGATCAGTCATCCCAGCTCCCGCCGTGTACCAGACAGTCTCTCAACACCCCCGTAAATACACAGCCACACCGCTCAACCAACGGGGCTATTAGCTCGGCTATTAATCACTGTGGGACTGCAGACTcagagctaggctagctaggctGACTGGGTTCTTACCACAGCCCAGACCCACCAGCTTAAAGACGGTTTAACAAAGGATGTGTAGGGAAACGTTGGATTTGGCATTGTGCTATTCAAGAGCATGGGGCCCCTGCACTGAGAGATGGCCTAGAACGTATGCAAAACACGTGGAACTGCTTACTCAGGGTCAGTCTGCCATACAGTATGCACACAAAGCTGCATGAGTGGAGCAACACTGCCCTCTATGGattcctgtgtgtatgtgtgtgtgtgtgtgtgtgtgtgtgtgagtacctgtTGATGTAGCTCAAGGCTAGGTAGGtaggctgctgctgctcctgttTCTCCAGCACCCGGGGGTCTGTGtctgaggggaagggggggggcagagacagaTGTTCATTATGGCAGGGCTAGACAGTGATATGAAGACAGGAGCGGGGCAGTGAATACCTGCAGTGTGCACTTCAGTACTATATCAGCTATCGTGCCAGACAGGTCCTGCCACGAAGCCAAACCTGTGACATACTTCACActtcgcacacacatgcacattcgcacacacaaacatgcagaggATGGGCGTGTCAGCTGGATCGTTACAGGTTCtcacacagctctctctgtgtAAGGTTGTGTCGTATGTTTAGCCGTAGCTCACACATACATTTGAAATACTTCACTAAATAgcatcagttttttttttacagcagcAGCGGGCAATCTAATTTACAACCAGTGTTTCTTTTTTCCATCGGTACATAGCCCTCTCTGTAATCTGGTGGTAGGGAGAGAAGTGGGTAATAGTAAATATGGTCTAGGCAAGATTCTGCGTCAAAGTatccgagcacacacacacacacacacacatatgcttacTCAGAAACAGTAGGCAGCTTCCACTGCCCAAGGCAAGAATGCCAAACTTCAAAAGGCCCCCTACCTAAAAACATGagtgtgagtaggtgtgtgtgtgtgcttggggaggtgtgggtgtgtgtgtgtgtgtgtgtgtgtgtgtgtgtgtgtgtgtgtgtgtgtgtgtgtgtgtgtgtgtgtgtgtaacacaggacgggggagggaggcacTGAAACAATTGTGTGTTGAAAGTGCCATCGTGTGGCCAAAAAAGAAATATGTtcatttaatgtgtgtgtgtgtgtaggccagaATCTAGGCTTATATAATCATGGCTATGTGTGTAATGGTTCACAGATGTTGTACCCTTACACCATAATGGCCATGAGCTAAATTATCTCTCTCCAATAATTAACAAAAGCTcagttttctctctctatccaagctctgggtgtgcatgtgtatgtgtgtgtgtgtgtgtgcgtgtgtgtgttttggcctTACCAGCACTATGTCTTCATACTTTCACACCTCATAATTAGGTAGGAATGCAGACTTCCCACAGTGCACAGGAACACCAAGGAGAGACCAGCAAACACCCAAACACCCTGACGAGCAGGATAGGAgcagagctcacacacacacgcacccacacacacgtgctcagGGACACATTGTACATACATGTTTAGAAGTGTGCTATGAACAGTCGAGCACACATACTAGGCTACAGTTTAGAAttgcgtgtgcacacgcacacacacacacacaacgagaaatacacacagaagcagacacacacacacacgtctgaggTGGTCCACTGAGGTGGTCTTCAGCAGACTTTTACTGCTGTGCTTTAATCATTCTACCTGCTGCTGAGATCCAGATACCagaacactcacaacacacacacacacacacacagtctctcacacacacaaatagagacaggaggcagagagaagtcagaaaaagagagagaaagcgactgGGAGTATATCACAGAAAGCCAGCATTATAGCTGACCAAAACTATCGTGTTCCTCAGGCATGTCTTCTATGGACAGCGACCACATACAAACCATACGCCATGGCACAGTCTGTGTGCCCATGCCCCTCAgtctctgtgtgcctgtgtgtgtgcatgtgtatgtgtgtgtgtgtggtgggctcAGTGGAAATTAAGTCAACCAGGTGCACAGAAAGCCGGAGCAATCATAAATGTTCCCTAACTTTATGGTTTCCGTTCACCTAGCAGGACAGGAAGCAAGTGCACTGCAACCCCTGAGACCCTAGGtgactgtcaaacacacacacacacacagtgctgagcttacttttacatttagtcatttagcagacgctcttatccagagcgacttacagtaagtacagggacattcccagaggcaagtagggtgaagtgccttgcccaaggacacaacgtcattttgcacagcctggaatcgaacctgcaaccttctgattactagcccgattcccgagCTAAGACATATAATCAAACTTGATGGAAGCATACTATACACAGAGATGTACTGTGCTTCTATCAGGTGTGGTTATGTGGCTTGACTCGTTTCATTACATGTGGAttcagaatgtgtttgtgtgacacgTGTGTGCCTGTATATTGTGGTTCCGTGCAGTACATTGAACACAAAGGGCCCACACTGTAGACGCAAACTCGAAATGAGCTGCCTTGTTATTCAATTCATCACCAATCTGACAGATCATGCTAACACAGACTCCATCTCACACCGACAGAACAACACTGCCTCTACTGGTACactagtgtgtgcatgtgtgtgtgtttgtgtgtgtgtgtgtgtgtgtgtcacagcagGCAAAGAATGCAGGGCTTGTTTTCCAGCCTGCTAATTAAGCCACAGTGTGTTTAATGTGTTTCTGACACAGCAGGGCaccggatggagggagagagagaaggggtgagaggagagagaagggggatttTGGGGGAAGGCAAACCTCTCTGTAATTACACTACTTCCCAAAACTTGATGGGGCACTCCGGCCCTCAGATTTCTGCAAGCTCtcatagtgtgcgtgtgtgtgtgtgtgtgcatgtgtgtgtgcgtgtctagaTGTCTTCTTTGGGAAGCACTAATTGCTTTGTTACTtccagacaggacacacacacatactctgtcCCTTCCGTCTCACACCTCAGAAAGTACTCAACACCGAGGTGAGCGGAGTTAGACAGGAAATGGCATCCAACAAACCAGGCctcctcacaaacacaaacaaggtCCTGATCGTAGCACTATGACCACGCATCCTTCAATCGCTAAACACAAGGACTATGTGACACCACTTGGTTTGTGTGAATCGTGAATTATGTTTACTAACTTACCCTTCCCTAGTTTTCAAGCCTATCTCACAAAACGGAACTGACATTTAAGTACCAAGGTTGCCCATAAAGTAAGGTTTCGTTCTTGCGCCATGGGCTGGTAGAATACAAACTATTCTCTGAATAGTTTTCTAGACTTCTAGAAAGTAAAGAAACAGTATGTTAGCACTCAACATAGCAGAGCCCAGACTCTGTGGAATTGTTATGCAAGACTGACATCTTCTGGTCACAAATTGGAGGACAACTAtggctctctttctgcctctccctccctttctagcaccctccctctctctcagcgcAGAGCAGAGGGTTAGGTATGCAGTTGTTTGAAAGACAGGTATGAGCCTGTGCAGGAAGGAAAACAAAACTGTGGCAGACAGCAATACAAATGACAACACTACATTCCTCAGACCTTACTGAGACACCTTAAGACTACTGCATCCGCCCTgccacacagacataaacagaCTCATCTGACCTTATGCCACCTATCTTAACGTTGTTGCAGACCAGGTACACCCGTTCATGGCAATGGTATTCCCTGATGGCAGTGGCCTCTTTCAAACGGATAATGCTCGCTGCTACAATGCGTAGTTTGGGAACGGCTAAGTCTTCACGGTGTCGCCCTAGCCTCCAAATTCCCCAGATCTCAATCTGACTGAACATCTGTGGGATGTGCAGGACCAAGCAGTCCGGCCCACTGCAGCTCCCCCTCACAACTGACCGGCCATCCCCTGCTAGCGTTCTGGTGCCAGATACCACAGGATATCTTCAGGGGTCTTCTAGAATTCATGCCTCGGCAGGTTGGCGCTGTTTTGGCGGTACACGGCGAGCCAACAGCATATTGGAAGACAGGTTATAATGTTTTGGCTCATTGGTGTGAATTTGAATAGAAAGAAAAAACTGTTTGGACACAAGAAGGCAGTGTTGTACAGCTAGCGGCAAGGCACCTATTTCCATCGAAATCCCTCCATACTGTCCAGAACCTTGACTCAGTGAAGATTGTTTTTAACAGATATCAGTCATGTAAGTAAGTACTGACTAGCCCACTTGATCTTGATTGCTTTAGTCATTGTAGAGTAGCAGAGTGGCCAACTCTCTGACCCCAGGGATGTGACAGCTGATCTCTGGTTCTGCTCAGCTGACTAGGGAGGTCAAAGGTTAGACAGAGATGCcagattgtgtgcgtgtgtgtgtgtgtggagggggggggcatgtaagtgattgtgtgtgtgtgggggcgggtacgcatgtgtatgtgtgtgtgtttgtgtgtgtgtgtgtgtgtgtatgtgagagtgagacagacagaccttctGAGATAGTTGCGGACTGGATCAGATACCTGTCCACTGGTGTATAACTGACTATGTGAGTGCCACTATTCCCCTGATCCTGATCACACTAGCCTTAATAACAGATCGAGACACAAGGCTAATAAATAGACTATACCAGGCCATGCATGAGTGGATAACATATGAATGAACGGCTCCTTTACAGCCAGTTCCAATCCCTGTGTGGCTAATGGCTAATGCTGCGGATGATGTTAATCATCTCATGGGCATAAGACAAAAGGATCTACCTATTATTCCACGCTGCCCTTTTCTGTTACATGCTGTCACTGAGTGATGACATCACCGTTAGTGACATCCCTGCCACAGCTGGCAGGCTCGAAGCCTTCTTTGTTTGCAGGGCAGCAGGTGTGCTGTTCCTTGGCCAATAGGctgcccccatccccctcaGACACAGCCAGTTTCCATGGCGACAGCCTCAGTGGAGCATCCGTTTACCACGCCCCTTTACTAGACTCCATTCAGAGAGCAGGACATGGATATGCTAAGCCTGCATGGCATCTTTAGATCAAAATCACATGGACCGGTTAGCTAA contains these protein-coding regions:
- the LOC134040594 gene encoding juxtaposed with another zinc finger protein 1-like isoform X1, which gives rise to MTGIAAASFFSNSCRFGGCGLQFESLAELIVHIEDNHIDTDPRVLEKQEQQQPTYLALSYINRFMTDAARREQETLKKKATPKLSLSISGGLSRHSVATPPRHTSGNLTPPVTPPITPSSSFRSSTPTGTTTGSEYDEEEVDYEESDSDESWTTESAISSESILSSMCMNGGEEKPFACPVPGCKKRYKNVNGIKYHAKNGHRTQIRVRKPFKCRCGKSYKTSQGLRHHTINFHPPVSADIIRKMQG
- the LOC134040594 gene encoding juxtaposed with another zinc finger protein 1-like isoform X2 yields the protein MTGIAAASFFSNSCRFGGCGLQFESLAELIVHIEDNHIDTDPRVLEKQEQQQPTYLALSYINRFMTDAARREQETLKKKATPKLSLSISGGLSRHSVATPPRHTSGNLTPPVTPPITPSSSFRSSTPTGSEYDEEEVDYEESDSDESWTTESAISSESILSSMCMNGGEEKPFACPVPGCKKRYKNVNGIKYHAKNGHRTQIRVRKPFKCRCGKSYKTSQGLRHHTINFHPPVSADIIRKMQG